From Alosa sapidissima isolate fAloSap1 chromosome 7, fAloSap1.pri, whole genome shotgun sequence, the proteins below share one genomic window:
- the mmp9 gene encoding matrix metalloproteinase-9: protein MKVGLFVVLFVGTFSLGVWSVPLKSVFVEFPGDTIRNLTNTELAEKYLERYGYMNVLHKSGLQPAVSASKALIRMQRQMGLEETGRLDESTINAMKQPRCGVVDVRNYQTFEGDLKWNNKDVTYRVLNYSPDMDSSLIDDAFARAFKVWSDVTPLTFTRLYDGTADIMVSFGKLDHGDPYPFDGKDGLLAHAYPPGEGMQGDAHFDDDEFWTLGAGPAVKTLYGNSDGAMCHFPFTFEGQTYTSCTTEGRTDDLPWCSTTADYDKDKKFGFCPSELLYTFDGNSNGAACVFPFVFQGETYNGCTTDGRSDGYRWCATTNDFDKDKKYGFCPSRDTAVIGGNSEGEPCHFPFTFLEKTYTSCTSEGRSDGKLWCATTSSYDNDKKWGFCPDRGYSLFLVAAHEFGHALGLDHSNIQDALMYPMYKYVETFSLHKDDIEGIQYLYGPNTDTNPTKPPKPTTTSPPRPTETEPTRTTTSPTTPHPVDPSADPCQVDMFDAITDIQGQLHFFKDGQYWKMSGKDHKDLKGPYPMADMWPAVPAVIDTVFEDHLTKKIYFFSGTRFWVYTGQNVLGPRNIEKLGLPSSLSRVEGAVQRGKGKVLLFSGENYWRLDVKAQIIDKGYPRFTDQVFGGVPTDAHDVFIYKGHTYFCRGRFYWRVNSRRQVDRVGYVKYDVLKCHTEYRY, encoded by the exons ATGAAAGTCGGACTATTTGTTGTCCTCTTTGTGGGGACATTCAGTCTGGGTGTATGGTCTGTCCCCCTTAAGTCAGTCTTTGTTGAATTTCCTGGAGACACCATCAGAAATTTGACCAATACAGAGCTTGCAGAG AAATACCTGGAGCGTTATGGCTACATGAATGTCCTGCACAAGAGTGGGCTGCAACCCGCGGTGTCTGCCTCGAAAGCTCTAATAAGGATGCAGAGGCAGATGGGTCTTGAGGAGACCGGCAGACTGGATGAGTCCACCATTAACGCCATGAAACAGCCACGATGTGGCGTCGTTGACGTTCGTAACTACCAGACCTTTGAAGGCGACCTCAAATGGAACAACAAGGACGTCACTTACag GGTCCTGAACTACTCCCCTGATATGGATTCTTCTTTGATTGATGATGCATTTGCCCGAGCTTTTAAGGTGTGGAGTGACGTCACACCTCTGACTTTCACACGGCTCTATGATGGCACTGCAGACATCATGGTTTCTTTTGGAAAGCTTG ATCATGGAGATCCCTACCCATTTGATGGAAAAGATGGTCTTTTGGCACATGCCTATCCACCGGGCGAGGGTATGCAGGGTGACGCCCactttgatgatgatgaattcTGGACTCTTGGAGCTGGACCAG CGGTGAAGACCCTATATGGCAACTCAGATGGTGCCATGTGCCATTTCCCCTTCACATTTGAGGGTCAAACCTACACCAGCTGCACCACTGAAGGGCGCACTGATGACCTGCCCTGGTGTTCAACGACAGCTGACTACGACAAAGACAAGAAGTTTGGCTTCTGCCCAAGTGAAC TGCTCTACACATTTGATGGGAACAGCAATGGAGCAGCGTGTGTTTTCCCCTTCGTGTTTCAGGGAGAGACATACAATGGATGCACCACAGATGGCCGCAGTGATGGGTACCGCTGGTGCGCCACAACAAATGACTTTGACAAAGACAAGAAGTACGGTTTCTGTCCCAGCCGAG ATACAGCCGTGATTGGGGGGAACTCCGAGGGAGAGCCCTGCCACTTCCCCTTTACCTTCTTGGAGAAAACATATACTTCTTGCACCAGCGAAGGTCGCTCAGATGGCAAGCTGTGGTGCGCAACTACAAGCAGCTATGACAATGACAAGAAATGGGGATTTTGCCCAGACAGAG GATACAGTCTCTTCCTGGTTGCAGCACATGAGTTTGGACATGCCCTTGGACTGGATCACTCCAATATTCAAGATGCCCTGATGTACCCTATGTACAAATACGTTGAGACATTCTCCCTGCATAAGGATGACATTGAAGGCATTCAGTATCTCTATG GACCAAATACTGACACCAACCCTACCAAGCCTCCCAAGCCCACAACCACATCCCCACCTAGGCCTACTGAGACAGAACCCACTAGGACAACCACAAGCCCAACCACCCCACACCCTGTAGATCCCTCAGCAGACCCATGCCAAGTGGATATGTTTGATGCCATTACTGACATCCAAGGACAGCTCCACTTCTTTAAGGATGG GCAATACTGGAAGATGTCAGGCAAAGACCACAAAGACCTCAAGGGACCTTACCCAATGGCTGATATGTGGCCTGCCGTGCCGGCTGTTATTGACACTGTCTTTGAGGATCACCTCACCAAGAAAATCTACTTCTTCTCAG GCACTAGGTTTTGGGTCTACACCGGACAGAATGTTCTAGGTCCACGCAACATTGAAAAGCTGGGCCTTCCTAGTAGCCTGAGCCGAGTTGAAGGGGCTGTTCAGAGGGGCAAAGGAAAGGTTCTGCTCTTCAGTGGGGAAAACTACTGGAG ATTGGATGTCAAAGCTCAGATTATTGACAAAGGATACCCCCGTTTCACTGACCAAGTCTTTGGTGGAGTCCCTACAGATGCTCATGACGTATTTATCTACAAAG GCCATACTTACTTCTGCCGTGGCCGTTTCTACTGGAGGGTGAATTCTCGCCGGCAAGTGGACAGAGTGGGCTATGTGAAGTATGACGTCCTGAAATGCCACACTGAGTACCGCTACTGA